In a single window of the Necator americanus strain Aroian chromosome X, whole genome shotgun sequence genome:
- a CDS encoding hypothetical protein (NECATOR_CHRX.G22727.T1), whose protein sequence is MSKIPSQQVVIVGIDANAKMGLEQQSDVLGKWYYPAERMSDNGARLVDLCEQTGLIIASTFKRNHRRHQLTWQGSTLLTPEEQRKWKMRTLKAVWDVAFDSDHRPVLLSFKIRFHKRNRRVPLQPKIEMANLKDDECRTKFRQRVSIHIGVRTRKKLSDADSFTKCIQDAARETLPALLSRKQFPYASAETKSTYNSVRVARSAGDFNQEKRLRRKLRRQLQQDRDNEWTSRAIEFEKAWEDRNPRKAYAQLKQYSGKMKGCSPALNTADGVAVGEATLPIWRDHFKNLLNRQAPSASELEHVHKPTYAGKEEPPTESEVLFCIRMV, encoded by the exons atgtctaaaataccaagccagcaggtggtcattgtcggaatcgacgcaaatgcgaagatgggactcgaacagcagtccgatgtgctaggaaaatggtattatccagcggagcgcatgtcggacaacggtgcccgtctggtcgacttgtgcgagcagacgggcctcatcatcgcctccacctttaagaggaatcatcgacgccatcagctcacgtggcaggggtcaacccttttaacgcctgaagagcagcgcaagtggaagatgaggactcttaa agctgtttgggacgtcgcgttcgactctgaccaccgcccagttcttctcagctttaagATACgattccacaagagaaaccgaagagttcctcttcaaccgaaaatcgaaaTGGCAaatctgaaagacgatgaatgcagaacaaaattccgccagcgtgtgtctattcatattggagtacggaccaggaagaagcttagcgatgcggattccttcacaaaatgcatccaggacgctgcaagggaaacgctcccggctCTATTGTCGCGGAAGCAGTTTCCCtatgcatctgcggaaacaaaatccacgtacaattctgtacgtgtcgcgcgcagcgctggtgacttcaaccaggaaaagcgtcttagaaggaagctgcgtcgtcaactgcaacaagaccgcgataacgagtggacgtcaagagcgatagagtttgagaaggcgtgggaggacaggaacccgcggaaagcctatgctcaactaaaacagtatagcggcaaaatgaaaggTTGTTCCCCTGCCCTTAACACTGCCGAtggagtggctgtcggtgaggcaacccttccaatttggagggatcacttcaagaacttgctgaaccggcaagcaccgtcagcttctgaactcgaacacgttcataagCCGACATATGCGGGTAAagaggaaccaccgaccgagtcggaggttctgttCTGTATCCGAATGGtgtaa
- a CDS encoding hypothetical protein (NECATOR_CHRX.G22726.T2) — MESLATTMRFVTLTCQTLASELRQAALSRLLRYLCVPFVALQETRMRDRPSISIENYTIYCGDADENKVGGCAIAMRKDYNNLWRNSAQRRLDAPFYDCGIAKDVNSKS, encoded by the coding sequence atggaatctttggcaacaaccatgcgtttcgtcacgctgaccTGCCAAACACTAGCGAGTGAACTCCGACAAGCCGCCCTATCaaggcttctgcgatatctctgtgtgccttttgttgcattgcaggaaacacgcatgagagatcggccctccatcagcatcgaaaattacaccatatactgcggcgatgccgatgagaacaaagtaggtggctgcgcgatagctatGAGGAAAGATTACAACAACCTGTGGAGGAATtcggctcaacgtcgtctagatgcgcctttctacgactgcggcaTCGCAAAGGACGTAAACTCTaaatcgtaa
- a CDS encoding hypothetical protein (NECATOR_CHRX.G22726.T1): protein MLKDSHTFQKGAVVQHIAKAHNLKGQLSEGSMESLATTMRFVTLTCQTLASELRQAALSRLLRYLCVPFVALQETRMRDRPSISIENYTIYCGDADENKVGGCAIAMRKDYNNLWRNSAQRRLDAPFYDCGIAKDVNSKS, encoded by the coding sequence ATGCttaaagattcccatacattccaaaaaggtgctgtcgtccagcacatcgccaaagcacataacctgaaaggtcaactgtctgaagggagcatggaatctttggcaacaaccatgcgtttcgtcacgctgaccTGCCAAACACTAGCGAGTGAACTCCGACAAGCCGCCCTATCaaggcttctgcgatatctctgtgtgccttttgttgcattgcaggaaacacgcatgagagatcggccctccatcagcatcgaaaattacaccatatactgcggcgatgccgatgagaacaaagtaggtggctgcgcgatagctatGAGGAAAGATTACAACAACCTGTGGAGGAATtcggctcaacgtcgtctagatgcgcctttctacgactgcggcaTCGCAAAGGACGTAAACTCTaaatcgtaa
- a CDS encoding hypothetical protein (NECATOR_CHRX.G22728.T1), translating into MANLKDDECRTKFRQRVSIHIGVRTRKKLSDADSFTKCIQDAARETLPALLSRKQFPYASAETKSTYNSVRVARSAGDFNQEKRLRRKLRRQLQQDRDNEWTSRAIEFEKAWEDRNPRKAYAQLKQYSGKMKGCSPALNTADGVAVGEATLPIWRDHFKNLLNRQAPSASELEHVHKPTYAGKEEPPTESEVLFCIRMV; encoded by the coding sequence aTGGCAaatctgaaagacgatgaatgcagaacaaaattccgccagcgtgtgtctattcatattggagtacggaccaggaagaagcttagcgatgcggattccttcacaaaatgcatccaggacgctgcaagggaaacgctcccggctCTATTGTCGCGGAAGCAGTTTCCCtatgcatctgcggaaacaaaatccacgtacaattctgtacgtgtcgcgcgcagcgctggtgacttcaaccaggaaaagcgtcttagaaggaagctgcgtcgtcaactgcaacaagaccgcgataacgagtggacgtcaagagcgatagagtttgagaaggcgtgggaggacaggaacccgcggaaagcctatgctcaactaaaacagtatagcggcaaaatgaaaggTTGTTCCCCTGCCCTTAACACTGCCGAtggagtggctgtcggtgaggcaacccttccaatttggagggatcacttcaagaacttgctgaaccggcaagcaccgtcagcttctgaactcgaacacgttcataagCCGACATATGCGGGTAAagaggaaccaccgaccgagtcggaggttctgttCTGTATCCGAATGGtgtaa
- a CDS encoding hypothetical protein (NECATOR_CHRX.G22729.T1), with amino-acid sequence MQLAFLGFEAAFDAPHRGRLLNALLTDGVPGKFVRSLDDMNQRTTAAVRTPAGCTRPFEVVTGVRQGEVAGPFLFNFAIGDIMRRTEFCSSTFDVLFIY; translated from the coding sequence atgcaattagcgtttctgggctttgaagccgctttcgacgctcctcatcgaggccgtcttctcaacgcgctcctcaccgatggagtaccagggaAGTTCGTTCGCTCGCTTGATGatatgaatcaacgaacaactgctgcagttcgaacaccagccggatgtacaagaCCGTTCGAGGTAGTAAcgggagtaagacaaggggagGTGGCAGggcccttcctgttcaattttgccatcggcgacattatgcgaagaaccgAATTCTGTTCCTCTACCTTCGATGTTCTTTTCATATATTAA